The following proteins are co-located in the Triticum aestivum cultivar Chinese Spring chromosome 1A, IWGSC CS RefSeq v2.1, whole genome shotgun sequence genome:
- the LOC123154313 gene encoding putative serpin-Z12, translating into MSPLWKAVLCLTLFAAWRSQVEFRTMTSRRPRLDCAQRCPCSGQSYLHRPYSSSHVETQARAPLLTEAPPGGHSVSAAVGGHAGGKASCLPLAREAGVRAAAGGGGNFIVSPLSIHAALALVAAGTRGETREELLGFLGSASLDELHGAAATELAGRLNGLTQTSFACGVWVDRGQALEPEFMATAASGYAATAESVDFSSDPEQARRRVNAFVAGATDGRIRDVLPPGSVGSSTRVVLANALYFNGTWSQPFDQSATFTAPFHVPDGTIVRASFMTTGRFPFEQHVAVYPGFRALKLPYKNDGDQAGRRAEAAFYMLLLLPDGGAALGLADLYDKAVATPGFLKSHTPAVQVPVGRFMVPKFKFTFEFEASSDMQKLGVTRAFEGGDFSGMVSGGDGLFIAGVYHKATIEVDELGTVAAAATAVVIFQSARAPRPPVDFVANRPFLFAIVEEKTSAVLFLGHVINPLAE; encoded by the coding sequence CGCCCTTGTGGAAGGCCGTCCTCTGCCTGACGCTGTTTGCCGCATGGCGGTCGCAGGTGGAATTCAGGACGATGACTTCCCGGCGCCCGCGGCTTGACTGCGCTCAGCGTTGCCCTTGCAGCGGCCAGAGCTACCTCCACCGCCCTTACAGTTCCAGCCATGTAGAGACGCAAGCACGCGCCCCCTTGCTCACCGAGGCGCCTCCGGGTGGCCACTCTGTGTCTGCGGCGGTAGGCGGCCACGCGGGCGGGAAGGCGTCGTGCCTGCCTCTCGCCAGGGAGgccggcgtccgggcggcggccggcgggggaggcaACTTCATCGTCTCGCCGCTGTCCATCCACGCGGCGCTCGCGCTGGTGGCCGCCGGCACGCGGGGCGAGACGCGCGAGGAGCTCCTGGGGTTCCTCGGCTCAGCGTCGCTCGACGAGCTGCAcggcgcggcggcgacggagctGGCGGGCAGGCTCAACGGCCTGACCCAGACGTCCTTCGCGTGCGGCGTGTGGGTCGACCGCGGGCAGGCGCTGGAGCCAGAGTTCATGGCCACAGCCGCGTCGGGGTACGCTGCCACCGCGGAATCCGTGGATTTCTCCTCGGACCCCGAGCAGGCGAGGCGGCGAGTGAACGCCTTCGTCGCCGGCGCGACGGACGGGCGCATCCGCGACGTCCTCCCGCCCGGCTCGGTCGGCTCGTCCACGCGGGTCGTCCTCGCCAACGCGCTCTACTTCAACGGGACGTGGTCTCAGCCGTTCGACCAGTCGGCGACCTTCACCGCCCCGTTCCACGTCCCAGACGGCACCATCGTGCGCGCGTCGTTCATGACGACGGGCCGGTTCCCGTTCGAGCAGCACGTCGCCGTCTACCCGGGCTTCAGGGCCCTCAAGCTTCCCTACAAGAACGACGGCGACCAAGCGGGGCGGCGAGCCGAGGCAGCATTCTACATGCTTCTCCTCctcccggacggcggcgccgcTCTCGGTCTCGCCGATCTCTACGACAAGGCGGTCGCGACGCCGGGGTTCCTCAAGAGCCACACGCCGGCGGTCCAGGTTCCCGTCGGGCGGTTCATGGTCCCGAAGTTCAAGTTCACGTTCGAGTTCGAGGCGTCGTCGGACATGCAGAAGCTCGGCGTCACCAGGGCTTTCGAAGGCGGCGACTTCTCGGGCATGGTGAGCGGCGGGGATGGGCTCTTCATTGCCGGCGTGTACCATAAGGCCACCATCGAGGTGGACGAGCTGGGCACCGTGGCCGCCGCAGCAACGGCCGTGGTCATCTTTCAGAGTGCAAGGGCGCCACGGCCTCCGGTGGATTTCGTGGCGAACCGGCCCTTCCTATTCGCCATTGTTGAGGAGAAAACCAGCGCTGTGCTGTTCCTTGGCCATGTGATCAATCCCCTCGCTGAATGA